In a genomic window of Dyadobacter fermentans DSM 18053:
- a CDS encoding SAM-dependent methyltransferase, producing the protein MNNPGISLYLIPTILADGTQNEVLSPQIRAVVQDLDVFFVENVRTARRFISSLKLGKVIDELTFIELNKDTPEADTAASLRKLSKNAGIISEAGCPGVADPGAVAVRMAHELGIKVVPLVGPSSILLALMASGMSGQSFAFHGYLPIDKAQRRKALQALERNARQNQQTQIFMETPFRNNQLLEAVIEACAPDLPLCIAANVTGPDEFIRTMPLKNWKAQKPDLHKIPAIFLIG; encoded by the coding sequence ATGAATAATCCCGGGATTTCCCTGTATTTAATCCCTACAATACTGGCCGATGGCACCCAGAACGAGGTGCTCTCCCCGCAGATCAGAGCGGTGGTGCAGGACCTGGATGTTTTCTTCGTCGAAAACGTGCGCACCGCCCGGCGGTTTATCAGCAGTCTCAAACTCGGCAAGGTAATCGACGAGCTTACATTCATCGAGCTCAACAAGGATACGCCTGAGGCCGACACGGCTGCATCGCTGCGCAAACTTTCAAAAAACGCGGGCATCATATCGGAGGCGGGCTGCCCGGGCGTGGCCGATCCGGGCGCGGTGGCCGTGCGCATGGCGCATGAGCTGGGCATTAAAGTGGTGCCGCTGGTAGGCCCTTCGTCGATCCTGCTGGCGCTGATGGCCTCGGGCATGAGCGGCCAGTCGTTCGCGTTTCATGGTTACCTGCCCATTGATAAGGCACAGCGCCGGAAAGCATTGCAGGCCCTGGAAAGGAATGCGCGGCAAAACCAGCAGACGCAGATTTTCATGGAAACGCCTTTCCGCAATAATCAACTTCTCGAAGCGGTGATCGAAGCGTGTGCACCCGACTTGCCGCTGTGCATTGCGGCGAACGTCACCGGGCCGGACGAGTTCATCCGCACCATGCCGTTAAAAAACTGGAAAGCGCAAAAACCGGATCTGCACAAAATTCCAGCAATTTTCCTGATCGGATAG